In the Oryza glaberrima chromosome 6, OglaRS2, whole genome shotgun sequence genome, one interval contains:
- the LOC127778004 gene encoding serine/threonine-protein kinase ATR isoform X2 — protein MANFSSHIQELRELIAASSTTTSTSAPASVHFEVKLREVLPNLLRDYVVPSSPTADGREATAVLKLLSYTAGKFPGVFFHGRAADVIRVIGRVLPFFAEPNFRSRHEIIFDTVWSLLSLLRTGDREAYRQFFLDAMVAVQDVLYVVASMHGDRPSGVLTERYLVKCLCGSFSDILDSPGIFSDLPDSCQPKNGPGVLVDLTGETRWRPFATMLIKLVNKCLADGTLYVEGLVNMPFVSAACSIICYGDESLHKVCFDFARIVATVITVEILPVENIIRSIMCILSQDVNGLSDIRDADYDFSMGACLHALHSSCPGYIVAITASDIVNVFQRAVHTSRSSELQVAMCNAYKRIVELCSPRVWKPEILLKLLCLPKPCAKLIECIRLVVDKSGQSFLSSDDRDDGSSLLAKSEGLDLPKVGQKRIALDEENSFPKRLKMTEPRFSSGSFMVDELSAGVGQELEKDHGCDFRVQLYSLINCLSPDNHMAYPLEPAIAIQVLSLLCLSLSVYPKTNLFSRISKQVLSWIPWICKQTTKICMFSFDVSLYFEAVQTVMLLQSFLPGHTKLFEDEPLLIGNGCTDFEYPRYADLINLLKLVSDDGYLTSQTCSEKLKCLAVQIIAKIGSRQNAECDLQVLELAIQSETGELQNEALMSLPIIVLYSGPRMLGAMFRKLETIGTLGCKKLWKSIAISLGFLSCLNGTTDCTDKVGNHCKLFLAKHCEQPILTLNLLRGFWCPQCDVRTVHIEDQVPIVDIALSEDKNIDFKINMFKAHSLFFKFLYAETSEECIVSIVEVLPRILKHSSRDVLLDMKFQWVQCVDFLLLHEMKAVRDAFSSVVSCFLETNAMDILFSDGTGMSGGTSRVKFMDKIKSAFTEAEDPQILLTLLESTAAIVKASDIHGEVFFCSFVLLIGQLGNHDYIVRVTALRLLQRCCTYCFKGGLELFLSKYFHVRDNLYDYLSSRLLTHPVVISEFAESVLGVKTEELIRRMVPSIIPKLIVSHQNNDQAVVTLNELASHLNSELVPLIVNSLPKVLSFALFYEDGQHLSSVLQFYHIETGTDSKEIFSAALPTLLDEIICFPGESDQIETDRRMAKISPTIQNIARILTGNDNLPEFLKNDFVRLLNSIDKKMLHSSDVNLQKQALQRIRKLVEMMGPYLSTHAPKIMVLLIFAIDKETLQMDGLDVLHFFIKRLAEVSCTSIKYVMSQVVAAFIPSLERCRERPLVHLGKIVEILEELVVKNIILLKQHIRELPLLPSLPSLSGVNKVIQEARGLMTLQDHLKDAVNGLNHESLNVRYMVACELNKLFNDRREDITSLIIGEDIADLDIISSLIMSLLKGCAEESRTVVGQRLKLVCADCLGALGAVDPAKFKVMSCERFKIECSDDDLIFELIHKHLARAFRAASDTTVQDSAALAIQELLKLSGCQSLPNESSSCKMSKRGQKLWGRFSSYVKEIIAPCLTSRFHLPSVNDATLAGPIYRPTMSFRRWIYYWIRKLTSHATGSRSGIFGACRGIVRHDMPTAIYLLPYLVLNVVCYGTPEARQSITEEILSVLNAAASESSGAIVHGITGGQSEVCIQAVFTLLDNLGQWVDDLKQEIALSQSNYAMAGRQGGKLRDESNSMYDQDQLLVQCSNVAELLAAIPKVTLAKASFRCQAHARALMYFESHVREKSGSSNPAADCSGAFSDDDISFLMEIYGGLDEPDGLLGLANLRKSSTLQDQLIINEKAGNWAEVLTLCEQSLQMEPDSVHRHCDVLNCLLNMCHLQAMIAHVDGLVYRIPQSKKTWCMQGVQAAWRLGRWDLMDEYLAEADKGLVCRSSENNASFDMGLAKIFNAMMKKDQFMVAEKIAQSKQALLVPLAAAGMDSYMRAYPYIVKLHMLRELEDFNSLLGDESFLEKPFAADDPKFLKLTKDWENRLRCTQPSLWAREPLLAFRRMVYNLSHMNAQAGNCWLQYARLCRLAGHYETAHRAILEADASGAPNAHMEKAKYLWNIRKSDSAIAELQQTLLNMPADVLGPTVLSSLSSLSLALPNAPLSVTQASKENPDVSKTLLLYTRWIHYTGQKQSNDIKSLYSRVADLRPKWEKGFFCIAKFYDDLLVDARRRQEDKKIASGVGPVPPSSTGSLTTATEEKPWWDMLPVVLIQYARGLHRGHKNLFQALPRLLTLWFEFGSIYIQDGSSFNKPMKEVHIRALCAGV, from the exons ATGGCCAACTTTTCCAGCCACATCCAGGAGCTCCGCGAGCTCATCGCGgcgtcctccaccaccacctccacctccgcccccGCATCCGTCCACTTCGAGGTCAAGCTCCGCGAGGTCCTCCCCAACCTCCTCCGCGACTACGTCGTCCCCTCATCCCCCACCG CGGACGGGAGGGAGGCCACCGCGGTGCTCAAGCTGCTCTCCTACACCGCGGGGAAGTTTCCGGGGGTCTTCTtccacggccgcgccgccgacgtcaTCCGCGTCATTGGCCGTGTCCTCCCCTTCTTCGCGGAGCCCAACTTCCG GTCAAGGCATGAGATTATATTTGATACAGTTTGGTCTCTTCTCTCGCTTCTTCGCACAGGTGACCGAGAAGCCTACCGGCAGTTCTTCTTGGATGCCATGGTTGCAGTACAAG ATGTGCTATATGTGGTGGCATCAATGCATGGGGACAGGCCAAGTGGCGTGCTTACTGAAAGATATTTAGTTAAATGCCTCTGCGGATCCTTCTCAGATATCTTGGATTCACCTGGGATTTTTAGTGATCTCCCAGACAGTTGCCAGCCTAAGAATGGACCCGGAGTACTGGTTGATCTGACAGGTGAGACGAGGTGGCGTCCATTTGCCACCATGCTGATTAAACTTGTCAACAAGTGTCTTGCAGATGGGACCCTGTATGTCGAGGGACTTGTTAACATGCCATTTGTTTCTGCTGCCTGTTCTATTATCTGCTATGGGGATGAATCCCTACACAAG GTTTGTTTTGATTTTGCACGGATTGTTGCAACGGTGATCACTGTTGAGATTCTTCCTGTGGAAAACATTATCCGTTCGATAATGTGCATTTTGAGCCAAGATGTTAACGGACTTTCTGATATCAG AGATGCAGATTACGACTTTTCAATGGGTGCCTGTCTTCATGCACTGCATTCTTCCTGCCCAGGCTATATTGTTGCAATTACGGCTTCTGACATTGTTAATGTTTTTCAAAGAGCAGTGCATACCAGCAGAAGCTCAGAGCTTCAG GTTGCTATGTGCAATGCATACAAGAGAATAGTTGAACTCTGCTCCCCACGAGTGTGGAAACCAGAAATACTTCTAAAGCTGCTTTGCTTGCCAAAGCCTTGTGCTAAATTGATAGAATGCATTCGACTGGTCGTTGACAAATCTGGCCAGAGTTTTTTATCTTCTGATGACAGGGATGATGGAAGCAGCCTACTGGCAAAATCTGAGGGATTAGATTTGCCAAAAGTTGGGCAGAAACGAATAGCTCTGGACGAGGAAAATAGTTTCCCCAAACGTTTAAAGATGACAGAACCAAGATTTTCTTCTGGTTCATTTATGGTCGATGAACTTTCTGCTGGCGTTGGACAGGAGCTAGAAAAGGATCATGGTTGTGATTTTCGTGTGCAACTATATTCACTTATTAATTGCCTGTCACCTGACAATCATATGGCTTATCCATTGGAGCCGGCAATTGCTATTCAAGTGCTTAGTCTGCTATGCCTTTCATTATCTGTTTATCCAAAGACAAATCTGTTTAGTAGAATTTCCAAGCAAGTCCTTTCCTGGATTCCTTGGATTTGCAAGCAG ACAACCAAGATATGCATGTTTTCCTTTGATGTGTCACTCTATTTTGAAGCTGTTCAGACTGTAATGCTTCTCCAAT CTTTTCTTCCTGGACACACAAAACTGTTTGAAGATGAACCTCTGTTGATTGGTAATGGTTGTACAGATTTCGAGTATCCAAGATATGCTGATCTTATTAACTTGCTGAAACTGGTGTCGGATGATGGTTATCTTACTTCTCAAACATGTTCGGAGAAGTTAAAATGCCTTGCAGTACAAATTATTGCTAAAATAGGCAGCAGGCAGAATGCTGAGTGTGATCTTCAAGTCCTTGAATTGGCTATCCAAAGTGAAACTGGGGAGCTTCAAAACGAGGCTCTTATGTCATTACCCATTATTGTATTGTACTCTGGTCCCAGGATGCTTGGAGCAATGTTCAGGAAACTTGA gacAATTGGTACTTTAGGATGCAAGAAACTGTGGAAAAGTATTGCCAtttcacttggttttctttCTTGCTTAAATGGAACCACTGATTGCACTGACAAAGTGGGAAATCATTGCAAACTTTTCCTGGCCAAGCACTGTGAACAGCCAATCTTGACATTAAATCTCTTAAGAGGTTTCTGGTGCCCGCAGTGTGATGTCAGAACTGTCCACATTGAAGATCAAGTTCCTATTGTGGACATTGCACTTTCGGAAGATAAAAATATTGACTTCAAAATTAACATGTTCAAGGCCCATTCTCTTTTCTTCAAGTTCCTTTATGCTGAGACTTCCGAGGAGTGTATAGTTTCTATAGTTGAAGTATTGCCACGAATATTGAAACATTCTAGCAGGGACGTTCTGCTTGATATGAAATTTCAGTGGGTACAGTGTGTTGATTTTCTCCTACTACATGAAATGAAAGCTGTCCGAGATGCATTCTCTAGTGTAGTGTCCTGCTTCTTGGAAACAAACGCGATGGATATTTTGTTTTCTGATGGAACGGGAATGAGTGGAGGGACCAGCAGAGTTAAATTTATGGACAAAATAAAGAGTGCTTTCACTGAAGCTGAAGATCCCCAGATACTACTTACTCTTTTGGAATCGACTGCAGCAATTGTGAAAGCTAGTGATATTCATGGGGAAGTTTTTTTCTGCTCATTTGTATTGCTAATTGGTCAGCTTGGTAATCACGATTATATTGTAAGGGTTACTGCATTGAGATTACTTCAAAGATGTTGCACCTACTGTTTCAAGGGAGGATTGGAACTCTTCCTTTCAAAGTATTTCCATGTTAGAGATAATCTGTATGATTATCTGTCATCTAGACTTTTGACTCATCCTGTAGTGATTAGTGAATTTGCTGAATCTGTTCTTGGGGTTAAGACTGAAGAGCTGATCAGGAGAATGGTTCCATCAATTATACCAAAACTTATTGTGTCTCACCAAAACAATGACCAAGCAGTTGTTACTCTGAATGAACTGGCGAGTCATCTAAACAGTGAGCTAGTTCCGTTGATTGTAAATTCACTGCCTAAAGTGCTCTCATTTGCTCTATTTTATGAAGATGGACAGCATCTGTCATCTGTCCTACAATTTTATCACATTGAAACAGGAACTGATAGCAAAGAGATATTTTCAGCTGCTTTGCCAACactgcttgatgaaatcatatGTTTTCCTGGTGAATCTGACCAGATCGAGACAGATAGAAG GATGGCAAAAATTTCACCAACTATTCAGAATATCGCAAGAATTTTGACAGGCAACGATAACCTTCCTGAGTTTTTGAAGAATGATTTTGTTCGGCTTCTCAACAGTATTGACAAGAAAATGCTTCATTCCAGTGATGTGAATCTTCAGAAGCAAGCCCTCCAGCGTATAAGGAAATTAGTTGAGATGATGGGCCCTTATTTGAGTACACATGCACCAAAGATTATGGTTCTGTTGATTTTTGCCATTGATAAAGAAACTCTGCAAATGGATGGGCTAGATGTACTACATTTTTTCATCAAGCGACTGGCCGAGGTATCGTGTACCAGTATCAAGTATGTTATGTCCCAAGTTGTAGCTGCATTTATTCCCTCTTTAGAAAGGTGCAGAGAACGTCCTCTTGTGCATCTGGGCAAAATTGTTGAAATCCTGGAAGAACTTGTAGTTAAAAACATTATCTTGCTTAAACAACATATACGTGAATTGCCGTTGTTACCTAGCTTACCATCTTTGTCAGGAGTGAACAAAGTAATACAAGAAGCCAGAGGGTTAATGACTCTGCAAGATCATCTAAAGGATGCTGTCAATGGTCTTAACCATGAGAGCTTAAATGTAAGGTACATGGTGGCATGTGAGTTAAATAAACTATTCAATGATAGAAGGGAGGACATTACTTCTCTCATTATTGGTGAAGATATTGCTGATTTGGATATAATAAGCTCTTTAATAATGTCTTTACTAAAAGGATGTGCAGAGGAATCAAGGACAGTTGTTGGCCAGAGATTGAAACTAGTTTGTGCAGATTGTCTTGGTGCACTTGGAGCTGTTGATCCTGCTAAGTTTAAGGTAATGTCATGCGAGCGCTTTAAGATTGAATGTTCAGACGACGATCTTATATTTGAGTTGATCCACAAGCATCTTGCAAGGGCATTCAGAGCTGCTTCTGACACCACAGTACAGGATTCTGCTGCATTGGCTATTCAAGAGCTACTAAAACTGTCAGGTTGTCAATCTTTACCTAATGAATCAAGTAGTTGCAAGATGAGCAAAAGGGGCCAGAAGTTGTGGGGGCGTTTTTCTAGTTATGTTAAGGAAATTATTGCACCATGCTTGACTTCAAGATTTCATCTTCCTAGTGTGAATGATGCTACTTTAGCTGGTCCAATATACCGCCCAACAATGTCTTTTAGGAGGTGGATATATTATTGGATTAGGAAGTTAACATCCCATGCAACTGGATCGCGTAGTGGTATATTTGGTGCATGTCGTGGAATTGTTCGGCATGACATGCCAACTGCAATATATCTCCTACCGTACTTGGTCTTGAATGTTGTTTGCTATGGAACTCCCGAGGCTCGTCAAAGTATTACTGAGGAAATCTTGTCTGTTCTCAATGCTGCTGCTTCAGAAAGTAGTGGAGCTATTGTTCATGGAATTACTGGAGGACAGAGTGAAGTCTGTATTCAAGCTGTCTTCACTTTACTTGATAATCTTGGGCAATGGGTTGATGACCTCAAACAGGAAATTGCTTTATCCCAATCTAATTATGCAATGGCTGGAAGACAGGGAGGTAAATTGAGAGATGAAAGCAACTCTATGTATGACCAAGATCAATTGCTAGTGCAGTGCAGCAACGTTGCTGAGCTGTTGGCTGCTATTCCTAAAGTCACTCTAGCTAAGGCATCATTTAGATGTCAAGCTCATGCTCGTGCTCTAATGTACTTTGAATCTCATGTCCGTGAAAAGTCTGGCTCCTCAAATCCAGCTGCAGACTGTAGTGGTGCCTTTTCAGATGATGACATCTCTTTTCTGATGGAAATATATGGAGGACTGGATGAGCCCGATGGCCTCCTAGGTTTAGCTAATCTGAGGAAATCATCAACCCTACAAGATCAACTAATCATCAATGAGAAAGCTGGGAATTGGGCTGAAGTGCTAACATTGTGCGAACAGTCTTTGCAAATGGAACCTGATTCTGTCCATAGACATTGTGATGTTCTCAATTGTTTGCTAAACATGTGCCATCTTCAAGCCATGATTGCACATGTGGATGGTTTGGTGTATAGAATACCTCAATCTAAGAAAACTTGGTGCATGCAAGGGGTACAAGCAGCTTGGAGATTAGGGAGATGGGATCTCATGGATGAATATCTAGCCGAGGCAGACAAAGGTCTGGTGTGCAGAAGTTCTGAGAACAATGCTTCTTTTGACATGGGTCTTGCTAAGATATTCAACGCGATGATGAAAAAAGATCAGTTTATGGTTGCTGAAAAAATTGCCCAGTCCAAGCAAGCATTGCTTGTACCTTTAGCTGCAGCTGGCATGGACTCATACATGCGTGCATATCCTTACATAGTTAAGCTCCATATGCTGCGTGAGTTAGAAGACTTCAACTCCCTGCTGGGAGATGAGTCATTTCTTGAAAAGCCATTTGCTGCAGATGATCCTAAGTTTCTGAAATTGACAAAGGATTGGGAAAACCGTCTGAGATGTACACAACCATCTCTGTGGGCAAGGGAGCCATTGCTTGCTTTCCGAAGGATGGTTTATAATCTGAGTCATATGAATGCTCAAGCTGGGAACTGCTGGCTTCAGTATGCAAGGCTCTGCCGTTTGGCTGGCCATTACGAGACTGCCCACCGTGCAATACTGGAAGCAGACGCTTCAGGTGCTCCTAATGCTCACATGGAAAAGGCTAAGTACCTCTGGAATATACGGAAGTCTGATAGTGCTATAGCTGAACTTCAGCAAACACTTCTAAACATGCCTGCGGATGTTTTGGGACCTACTGTCCTTTCATCCCTTTCTAGCCTTTCTCTTGCTTTGCCAAATGCACCCCTCTCTGTGACACAGGCATCAAAAGAGAATCCAGATGTGTCCAAAACTCTCCTTCTCTACACTAGATGGATCCACTATACAGGGCAAAAGCAGAGCAATGACATCAAATCTCTATATTCTAGGGTAGCAGATTTGCGGCCCAAGTGGGAAAAGGGGTTCTTCTGCATAGCAAAGTTCTATGATGATTTGCTTGTTGATGCTAGGAGACGCCAAGAAGATAAGAAAATTGCAAGTGGAGTTGGACCTGTCCCTCCTAGCTCTACTGGTTCTTTAACTACAGCAACTGAAGAGAAGCCTTGGTGGGATATGCTTCCAGTAGTCTTAATACAGTATGCAAGAGGACTTCACAGAGGACATAAAAATCTTTTTCAAGCGTTACCGCGATTGCTTACTCTTTGGTTTGAATTCGGAAGCATATATATCCAGGATGGATCTTCCTTCAATAAACCCATGAAAGAAGTTCATATAagg GCATTATGCGCGGGTGTTTGA